Part of the Halopseudomonas maritima genome, GGCGGGGCGGGTCAGTCCACTAGCGCACCATTGATAATGGCGCGCAGCTCCTGGCGCACGGCATAGCTGGAGGAGGGAATCAGTTGGGTCATGAAGACCATTAACAGATCTTCTACCGGGTCGATGAAGAAGTTGGTGCTGGCCATGCCGCCCCAGCCGTATTCGCCCGTTGAGCCGTTGGTCTGTGACTTGGCGACGTCAATCTTGACCGAAAACCCCAGGCCAAAGCCGCTGCCGTCGTAGGGCGTTTCGCTGAAGGAGCCGACGGAGACACCCGGCAGGTCCTGATTGTTGGGCAGGTGGTTCATGCGCATGAATTCCAGCGTCTTGCGACCGATGATGCGTGCGCCGTCCAGCTCGCCACCGTTGGCCAGGGCTTGGGCGAAGCGGTAATAGTCGTCGATGGTGGAGACCAGTCCGCCGCCGCCCGACAAAAAGCCGTGCGCTTTGCTGAAATTGGAGTCCTGCGGATCATCCTGCAGGCTGAAACTGCCGCCGGGCTGGAACTGGTAGCAGGCGGCAAAGCGCGCCAGCTTGTCGGCGGGTACGGTGAAGAAGGTGTCAAGCATGCCCAGTGGCGCGAAGATGTGGCGCTGGAAATACTCATCCAGAGTCAGGCCGGATAGTAACTGCACCAGATAGCCGCACACGTCGGTTGCGACAGAGTAGTTCCAGGCGGTGCCGGGTGAAAACTCCAGTGGCAGGCGGCCCAGTTCCTCGATCAGCCGATCCAGCGTCAAGCCGGGGCCGCCGTCGAGCTTGAGGCTGCGGTAGGCGGCGTCGACGTTGGTGCGGTTCATAAAGCCGTAGGTCAGGCCCGACTGATGGGTAAGCAGGTCGCGGATGGTCATCGGCCGTTCGCAGGCGGTGGTCAGTACCTGCGGGTAGACACCGGTCTTGTAGACACGCAGGTTGTTCCAGCTGGGGATGTACTTGTGCACCGGGTCATCGAGCAGAAAGCGGCCCTGCTCGTACAGCTGCATCAGGGCGATGGAGGTAACCGGTTTGGTCATCGAGTAGATGCGAAAGAGAGTGTCGCGCTCAACCGGCAGGCCGCGTTCGACATCCCGCAGGCCCTGCGCATGGCAATACACCAGTTCACCGCGGCGGGCGACCAGCGTCAGGGCGCCGGGCAGCTTGCCCGCGTCGATGTAGGCTGATTGCAGATGGGAGCGGATACGCGAAATCCGTTCCAGATCGACGCCGGCGATGCAGTTTCTGTGTGCCATTTTTAGAGGTATCCGTGCTGTGCGTGAACCCAGAATAGTAGCCTGCCAGGTGTGCTGACAGAAGGCGCTGGCGATGGCAAATGCCAGGTCATGCGGGGAGGTGATAGCCGTTACAAAATAAAGTCGCTTTTACCCCTTGGCAGCTCTTGTGCGGCGGCGCGGCACGGAGTAAAAAGCGCGCACCGTAGCGGCCTGAGGATTGCGATGAAATGAGCGACCATTCGCCCTGTCTGAACTGCGGCGCCTGTTGCGCCACATTCAGGGTGTCTTTTTACTGGGGAGAAACCGACAGTGCCCCAGGGGGTGACGTACCCACCCACCTTACCGAACAGTTAACGCCTTACCGTGCCTGCATGCAGGGCACCAATCAGCCCAAGCCGCGCTGCGTCGGCCTGTTGGGCACGGTTGGGGAGGGCGTGCGTTGCAATATTTATGAGCAGCGCCCCAGTCCGTGCAGGGAGTTTCCCTTCCACGGCGAAAACGGCCAGGACAGTCCGGAATGTCAGCGCGCCAGAGCCGCCCACGGCTTGCCCCCGCTGCCATCCAACCCGACGCGTCCGCGGCTGATTCCGACGATCGCAGCTTGAGCTGTGTGCACGCACGCCGGCTTCGGCGCGCGTGACGTCAGTCGGCGCTAGTGCGAGTGCTGCTATCGGCAATCAGGGCATGCACCAGATACAGCTTGCGCAGGCTGTCGACGTTGAGCACAAAGGGGTAGATGTCGGTTTGCCCCATGCTGCGCGCCAGCACGTTCAGCACGCTGCTGAGCTGCACCCAGCGGTTGCAGAAATCCAGAAAGGCGGCGCGCTCGTCCTGACCAAGTGGCAAGGACGGTAGCTGGCTGCTGTCGAAGGGTTCGACCTGCATGGCCAGGCTGCCGGGTTGGATGCCAAAGTCCAGCGCGGCGTTCAGGGTGTCGGTCATGTGCAGATAGTGCGCCCAGGTTTCGGCCCAGTCCTCCCATGGGTGGGCGCTGGCGTACTGGCTGATGAAATGCTGCTGCCAGTTGCTGACGGGCTGTTGGTAGTGCGTTTTGAGGGCGGCCTGGTAGTCAGCGCGCTCATCGCCGAACAGCTCGCGGTAGGGCGTCAGCCAGTCGCTGTTCTGCACCAGCCGATCCCAGTAGTAGTGGCCGCTCTCATGGCGGAAGTGGCCAAGCAGGGTGCGATAGTGTTCGTGCAGTTGCTGGCGGCGCTGCTCGCGGTTGGCCGGATCGGCTTCGGCCAGATCCAGGGTGATTTCACCGGCCATGTGTCCGGTAGTTACCGGTGGCCCTCCAGGCAACTGGCGCAGCAGGTGAAAGCCCAGGCCATGCTCCGGGTCCAGCCTGCGCGGTACCACAGGCAGCCCAAGCAGCACCAGTTGGGCTACCAGCCGGCGTTTGGCTTGCTCCACCTCCAGCCACAGAGCGCCGCTATCCGGCTGGCTGAGGTCGGGGATGGTCAGGTTGAGGTCACATGCCAGGCATAGGCTGGCGTCGCTTTCAGCCGGAATCATCCAGTTGCATTGGGCGGGGCCTTTGCGGTTGGCGCAGCAGCGCACAGCTCGCGGGTTGTCCCCTTGGGTCTGCCAGTGCTCTGCGTCGGGCTGCAGGGCCAGCAACTGGCCTGTGGCTGGCAGATAGCCCAGCTCGGCACCGCAGCGCAGGCAGTGGGTATTGTCGAAGAATATTGGCTGGCCGCAGCTGCAGCGCTGCAGCAAGCCGTTGGGGTGGTAATCGAACAGCTGTTGTCCGCGACTGCGTTGCAGCAGTTGCTCGAAATAGCTCACTGGGCCTCCTGTGCGCGCTTAACTGCTGCTCTGCAGCTGCTCCTGGCCGGCGAAATAGGTTTGGCTGATCGCTGCGTGCAGCTCGTCAAAGTCGATCTGAATCTCATCGACAAAGGCGTGCAGCTCATCGGGCTCGGCGGCCAGCAGGGTTACATCCGGTTTGCTCAGATTTTGCCGGCAGGTTTCCACCTCCTGCAGTGCCAGTTCGTGCCTGGGCAGGGTCTGCAGGGCGTTGGCCAAGCGTTCCATGCAGCAGGCTACGCTGCGCGGGAACAGCCGATCCTGCAGCAGGAAGCTAAGCACATCCGGGCCACGAATGCGCAACCGAACATGCTGACGGTACATCTGATAGCCGGTCAGTGACTTGAGTACGCTCATCCACTGCAATGTTTCAAAGGGCTTCAGGTCTTCGGCGCTGCGTGGCAACAGGTTGGCCGAGCGCACGTCGATGATGCGCGTGGTCATGTCGGCGCGTTCCAGCTGGCGTCCGAGCATCAGGAAGGAGCGCACCTGGGTGTAACTCAGGGTGCCCTCGATAAGCCCATTGACGGTTTGGCAGCTGCGGATCACCCGGCCGAGAAAGGCGTCTCGCCGGCGCGGTGTGATACCAGAGCCCACCTGGTCCTTGACGCTCAGGTACAGCTGGTTGACCTCTTCCCAGATCTCACGCGGGATTACGTCGCGGGTGGTGCGCAGGTTTTCGCGGGCGGCGGCCAGGGAGCTGAGAATCGAGCCGGAATAGCGGCGGTCACCGCACATGAAAGACAGCACGCTGGCTTCATCGCGGGTGGGGTAGAGCTCATCGAACAGGGCGTCGTTACCGGTGATGGCGATGATCTCGGCCCAGCCAAGCTTGGTCGAGCGGGGCAGGTCGAGCAGCAGATGGCTGTTGACGCTCAGCAGGCGAGCGGTGTCTTCGGCGCGCTCCAGGTAGCGGGCCATCCAGTAAATGTTTTCGGCTACACGTGAAAGCATGAGTCAGTTCCCCGCCAGGTCAACGATCCAGGTGTCCTTGCTGCCGCCGCCCTGCGAGGAGTTGACGACCAGCGAGCCTTTGGTGAGTGCAACCCGGGTCAGGCCGCCGGTCGTAACCCAGGTGGCTTCTCCAGACAGGATGAAGGGCCGCAGGTCCACGTGGCGCGGCTCCATACTGTTGCCGCACAGCGTTGGCGAGGTGGACAGGCTGAGTGTCGGCTGCGCCATGTAGTTGCGTGGGTCGGCTTTGATTAACTCGGCAAAGGTGTCACGTTCCTTTTTGGTCGCATGCGGGCCGATCAACATGCCGTAGCCGCCCGATTCGTTAGCCGGCTTGACCACCAGTTTGTCGAGGTTGTCGAGCACGTACTTGCGGTCATCGTCGAACATGCACAGGTAACTGGGCACATTCGGCAGCAGCGGCTGCTGGCCCAGATAGTATTCGATGATCTTGGGCACAAAGGCGTAGATCACCTTGTCGTCTGCCACGCCGGCACCGGGCGCGTTGGCCAGTGCCACGTTGCCCTTGCGCCAGGCGCGCATCAGGCCGTGTACGCCGAGCATGGAGTCGGGGTTGAATACCTCGGGGTCGATGAACATGTCATCGACGCGGCGGTAAATCACGTCCACCCGCGCCAGCCCGTCGATCTTGCGCATGTAGACGCAGTCGTCGTCACCGACTACCAGGTCCGTGCCCTCGACCAGTTGCACGCCCATCTGCTGGGCCAGATAGGAGTGCTCGTAGTAGGCCGAGTTGTAGATGCCGGGGGTGAGGATAACGATGCTCGGGTCGTCGCCGGGGCGCGGCGACAGCGAGGCGAGCATGTCATACAGCTGGGCGGTGTAGTCATCGACCGGCTGGATCAGCCCGGTGGCAAACAGGTCGGGCATCACGCGCTTGGTGACGTTGCGGTTCTCCAGCATGTAGGACACACCGGAGGGGACGCGCAGATTGTCTTCCAAAACGTAGAGCGTACCGTCCTTGTCACGCACCAGGTCCGAGCCGCAGATGTGGGCCCATACGTTGTGCGGGGTAGAGATGCCGACGCACTGGGGGCGGAAGTTAACCGACTGGGCCAGCACTTCCCTGGGCACCACGCCATCCTTGACGATTTTCTGGTCGTGGTAGAGGTCGTCGATAAACATGTTCAGCGCCTGTACGCGCTGCTTGAGCCCGGCGTCGGTCTTCTGCCACTCGGCCAGCGGGATGATGCGTGGCACGATGTCGAAGGGCCAGGCCCGGTCGATCATGCTGCCTTCGGTGTACACGGTAAAGGTGATACCCATCAGCTGGATGGCCACCTCGGCTGCGGTCTTGTGCTCGTTCAGCTCGCGGGCGTCGAGATCGGCGAGATACTGGCACAACAGCTCGGCCTCCGCGCGGGGCTGTCCCGGTGCCTTGATGAGTTCGTCGTAAAAGCCCTTCGAAGTGTAATCGTCCCAGTTTACTTTACTCATTCAGCTACTCTATTCGCCAGGGAAAGGTCGGTGTGCAACCTGCAATTGCCATACCAGACGCACTGGATCGGGGCACGGTCCTGTTCAGCGCGTTATTACAGGCGGCAGCGAAGATTGTCACCCACCTGTGTTAAGGGTTGAGTATCGCTGTGCCTTGGCACAGCCATTGCTTCTACTGTCGCGGGCACGGCCGCACACTTGATCGGGATCATCTGTCATGACAATCCGCGTAGCACTAAGGCACCAGACCTCCTACGATTTCGACAAGCCGGTTGCGCTGTCGCCGCACCTGGTACGCCTGCGTCCGGCGCCGCATTGCCGCACGCCGGTTGATGCCTATAGCCTCAAGATTAGCGGAGGTGAGTACTTCATCAACTGGCAGCAGGATCCTTTTGGCAACCATGTGGCCCGCCTGGTGTTTCCAGAGAAGATGCGCCACCTGTCTATCGAAGTAGAGCTGGTTGCCCCGATGACGGTAATTAACCCCTTTGATTTCTTTGTCGAGGAGTACGCCGAACAGTTCCCCTTTGATTATCAGGACGGCCTGCGCAAGGAGTTGGCGCCTTACCTTGAAAGCCCCAAGCCAGGGCCCTTGTTGAGCAAATGGCTTACCTCTGTCAGCCGCGAAGAGTGCTCAATCACTGATTTTCTGGTCAGCCTCAATCAGCGGCTGGCCAACGATATTACCTACGGTATTCGCATGGAGCCGGGGGTGCAGACGCCCGAGCAGACCCTGGAATTGGCCAGCGGATCCTGCCGTGACTCAGCTTGGTTGTTGGTACATATCTGCCGACAGCTGGGGCTGGCGGCGCGCTTTGTCTCTGGCTATCTGGTGCAGCTGACCGCCGACGTCAAAGCGCTGGATGGTCCTTCAGGGACCGAAACCGACTTTACCGATCTACACGCCTGGACCGAGGTGTTCGTGCCCGGTGCCGGCTGGATCGGCCTGGACCCGACGTCAGGCCTGTTGGCGGGCGAGGGGCATCTGCCGCTGGCGGCCACCGCTGAGCCGGCTAGTGCCGCGCCCATCACTGGCGCCAGCGACCCCTGTGAAGTGGAGTTTGGCTTTGCCATGAGCGTTACGCGGGTGCACGAAGATCCGCGCGTGACTAAACCCTACAGTGACCGTCAGTGGCAGGACATTCTGGCGCTGGGCGAGGCAGTTGATGTGCGCCTGGATGAGCTGGATGTGCGTCTAACCATGGGCGGCGAGCCGACCTTCGTGTCTATCGACGACATGGATGCACCAGAATGGACCATTGCGGCGCAAGGTCCGACCAAAAGGGGGCTGTCCGAACGCTTGCTACGCCGACTGCGACCCCATTTTGCGCCCCATTCGCTGATCCATTATCAGCAGGGTAAATGGTATCCGGGCGAGCCGCTGCCACGCTGGGCGCTGGCCTGTTACTGGCGTCGTGACGGCAAGCCGATGTGGCAGGACGATCGCTGGCTGGCTGACGTGGACCGCGATTACGGCGTGGACGAACACAGTGCCAAGCGCTTTGCCGAGGCGCTGATGCGCCGCCTCGGTGTGTCGGGCAAGCATTTGCTGCCTTGCTTTGAAGATGCCTATTACTACCTCTGGCTGGAGCGTACCCAGCCGATTGATGTTGACCTGCGCGGTGAGGACCTCAAGGACGACGAAAATCGACTGCGCCTGGCGCGCTTGCTGGAGCGCGGGCTCGACCGCACCGTGGGCTATACCTTGCCGCTGACACGGGCAGAGCAGGGCGCCTGGCTCAGTGGCGATTGGCCGTTGCGGCGCGAGCAGCTCTATCTGGTGCCGGGTGATTCGCCCATGGGGCTGCGCCTGCCGCTTTCGTCTCTGCCCATTGCCCGGCGTGAAGAAGCGCAGCCGCTGTCGCTGTTTGACGACGCAGCACCGCTGCCCGACCTGCACGGTGAGGTGGCCAGCCGCTACAGCGCCCTGCAGAGCTATCGGCTGGACGGCATGCACCATATGGCCGAAGGGCAGGATTGGCAGGAACAGCTGCCCGAGCTGCTGGATAGCGGGGTTATCGGCACCGCGCTGTGCATCGAGCCGCGTGACGGCAAGTTGTTTATCTTCATGCCGCCGCTGACCGACCTTGAGTCCTATCTGGAGCTGCTGGCGTGCATTGAGCACACGGCCGCCGAGCTGGATATGCCGGTGTGCATTGAGGGCTATGCGCCGCCTTCGGATAACCGCATCGAAAAATTCATGATCACCCCGGACCCGGGTGTCATCGAGGTGAACATAATGCCGGCGGCCAGCTGGCCGGAGCTGGTGCGCAACACCGAAATTCTCTACGAAGAGGCGCGCCAGACCCGTCTGGGCACCGAGAAGTTTATGCTCGACGGCCGCCATACCGGCACCGGCGGTGGCAACCACGTCACCCTGGGCGGCCGCACGCCGGCCCAGTCGCCGTTTCTGCGCCGGCCTGATCTGCTGGCCAGCATGCTGACCTACTGGCAGCACCATCCGAGTCTGTCGTATCTGTTTTCCGGCATGTTTATCGGCCCGACCAGTCAGGCGCCGCGGGTGGATGAGGCGCGTTACGAGGCGCTGTATGAGCTGGAAATCGCACTGTCGCAGATGCCGGAAGGTGAAGTGCCGCAACCCTGGCTGGTTGACCGCCTGGTGCGCAACCTGCTGACGGATATCACCGGCAATACCCACCGCGCCGAGTTTTGCGTCGACAAGATGTACTCGCCCGACAGTGCCACCGGGCGCCTTGGGCTGCTGGAGCTGCGGGGTTTTGAAATGCCGCCGCATGCGCGCATGAGCCTGATGCAGCAGCTGCTGATTCGCGCTTTGGTGGCGCGGTTCTTTGCCAACCCGTATCGCCAGCCGCTGGCGCGCTGGGGCACCGCACTGCACGACAAGTGGATGATGCCGCATTACCTCTGGCGTGACCTGTGCGAGGTGCTGGCGGATCTGCGCGAGCACGGCTTTGACTTTGCAGAAGACTGGTTCGCGCCTTTTCTGGAGTTTCGCTTCCCCCACGCCGGCGAGGTGCAATACGGCGACACGCGTATCACCCTGCGTCAGGCCATCGAGCCTTGGCATGTGCTGGGCGAGGAGGTCAGTGGTGGTGGCACGGCGCGTTACGTGGACTCTTCGGTCGAACGGCTTGAGGTCAAGCTGCAGGACTACAACCCGGCGCGTCACGTATTGACCTGCAACGGCTTCCGGGTGCCGCTGCAGGCGACCGGTGTGGCGGGCGAGGCGGTGGCGGCGGTGCGCTACCGCGCCTGGCAGCCGCCGTCAGCGTTGCACCCGACCATCGCCGTGCAGGCGCCGCTGGTGTTTGATCTGGTGGATGCCTGGAATGCGCGCTCGCTGGGCGGCTGCACCTATCATGTGGTGCACCCGGCCGGACGCAACTTCGAGCGCTTTCCGATCAACGCCAATGAAGCCGAGGCACGGCGCATGGCGCGGTTCTGGGACTACGGTCACACCCAGGGGGCGATGGCAGAGATCCAGCAGGCGCCCGGACAAGAGTACCCGCATACCCTCGATCTGCGGCGCGCCGGGGTGCGCACTCCTGGTTTATAATCGACGGCCTCACACATCAGGCTGCTGATTCTCAGCCGTCACCGGGAAGCGTTGCATGCAACAAGCTGTCAATCTGGGGTCTGCCGTCAAGGCCATTCTCGGCGAGTACGCAGGACACGCCGGGCACGACGAGCTGCTGGGCGAAGATCTGCAGCCGCGTGCGCCTTGGCAGGCCTTGCTGGAAGACGTCGCGCGCCTTGGCCCGGACGTGCTGGCCGGGCGCTGGGAAGAAATCCAGAACCTGCTGCACGAGAACGGCGTTACCTTCAACCCCTACGAAGACGATCCGGGCCAGCTGCGCTCCTGGCAGCTGGACTGTCTGCCCTGGGTGGTCGGTACCCAGGAGTGGGATGAACTGGAGGCGGGGCTGCGCCAGCGCAGCCGCCTGCTTGAGCACATTCTGGATGACCTCTACGGCGCGCGGCGCATTATCAGCGAAGGGCTGCTGCCACCCGAGCTGATCTTTACCCACCCCGGGTTTCTGTTTTCCGCAGCGGATGACCCGCCGCAAGTCGAGCGGCCTCTGTTGATCTTCCACGGCACTGACCTGGTGCGCGACAGCCAGGGCGGTTGGCAGGTGCTGGCCGACTGGACCCAGTCTCCCGCCGGCGCCGGCTACGCGTTGGAGAACCGCATTACCCTGGCGCGCGCCTTGCCAAGTATCTACCGCGAGGCGCCAA contains:
- a CDS encoding serine hydrolase domain-containing protein encodes the protein MAHRNCIAGVDLERISRIRSHLQSAYIDAGKLPGALTLVARRGELVYCHAQGLRDVERGLPVERDTLFRIYSMTKPVTSIALMQLYEQGRFLLDDPVHKYIPSWNNLRVYKTGVYPQVLTTACERPMTIRDLLTHQSGLTYGFMNRTNVDAAYRSLKLDGGPGLTLDRLIEELGRLPLEFSPGTAWNYSVATDVCGYLVQLLSGLTLDEYFQRHIFAPLGMLDTFFTVPADKLARFAACYQFQPGGSFSLQDDPQDSNFSKAHGFLSGGGGLVSTIDDYYRFAQALANGGELDGARIIGRKTLEFMRMNHLPNNQDLPGVSVGSFSETPYDGSGFGLGFSVKIDVAKSQTNGSTGEYGWGGMASTNFFIDPVEDLLMVFMTQLIPSSSYAVRQELRAIINGALVD
- a CDS encoding YkgJ family cysteine cluster protein: MSDHSPCLNCGACCATFRVSFYWGETDSAPGGDVPTHLTEQLTPYRACMQGTNQPKPRCVGLLGTVGEGVRCNIYEQRPSPCREFPFHGENGQDSPECQRARAAHGLPPLPSNPTRPRLIPTIAA
- a CDS encoding zinc-binding metallopeptidase family protein, whose product is MSYFEQLLQRSRGQQLFDYHPNGLLQRCSCGQPIFFDNTHCLRCGAELGYLPATGQLLALQPDAEHWQTQGDNPRAVRCCANRKGPAQCNWMIPAESDASLCLACDLNLTIPDLSQPDSGALWLEVEQAKRRLVAQLVLLGLPVVPRRLDPEHGLGFHLLRQLPGGPPVTTGHMAGEITLDLAEADPANREQRRQQLHEHYRTLLGHFRHESGHYYWDRLVQNSDWLTPYRELFGDERADYQAALKTHYQQPVSNWQQHFISQYASAHPWEDWAETWAHYLHMTDTLNAALDFGIQPGSLAMQVEPFDSSQLPSLPLGQDERAAFLDFCNRWVQLSSVLNVLARSMGQTDIYPFVLNVDSLRKLYLVHALIADSSTRTSAD
- a CDS encoding alpha-E domain-containing protein, translating into MLSRVAENIYWMARYLERAEDTARLLSVNSHLLLDLPRSTKLGWAEIIAITGNDALFDELYPTRDEASVLSFMCGDRRYSGSILSSLAAARENLRTTRDVIPREIWEEVNQLYLSVKDQVGSGITPRRRDAFLGRVIRSCQTVNGLIEGTLSYTQVRSFLMLGRQLERADMTTRIIDVRSANLLPRSAEDLKPFETLQWMSVLKSLTGYQMYRQHVRLRIRGPDVLSFLLQDRLFPRSVACCMERLANALQTLPRHELALQEVETCRQNLSKPDVTLLAAEPDELHAFVDEIQIDFDELHAAISQTYFAGQEQLQSSS
- a CDS encoding circularly permuted type 2 ATP-grasp protein; translated protein: MSKVNWDDYTSKGFYDELIKAPGQPRAEAELLCQYLADLDARELNEHKTAAEVAIQLMGITFTVYTEGSMIDRAWPFDIVPRIIPLAEWQKTDAGLKQRVQALNMFIDDLYHDQKIVKDGVVPREVLAQSVNFRPQCVGISTPHNVWAHICGSDLVRDKDGTLYVLEDNLRVPSGVSYMLENRNVTKRVMPDLFATGLIQPVDDYTAQLYDMLASLSPRPGDDPSIVILTPGIYNSAYYEHSYLAQQMGVQLVEGTDLVVGDDDCVYMRKIDGLARVDVIYRRVDDMFIDPEVFNPDSMLGVHGLMRAWRKGNVALANAPGAGVADDKVIYAFVPKIIEYYLGQQPLLPNVPSYLCMFDDDRKYVLDNLDKLVVKPANESGGYGMLIGPHATKKERDTFAELIKADPRNYMAQPTLSLSTSPTLCGNSMEPRHVDLRPFILSGEATWVTTGGLTRVALTKGSLVVNSSQGGGSKDTWIVDLAGN
- a CDS encoding transglutaminase family protein, whose protein sequence is MTIRVALRHQTSYDFDKPVALSPHLVRLRPAPHCRTPVDAYSLKISGGEYFINWQQDPFGNHVARLVFPEKMRHLSIEVELVAPMTVINPFDFFVEEYAEQFPFDYQDGLRKELAPYLESPKPGPLLSKWLTSVSREECSITDFLVSLNQRLANDITYGIRMEPGVQTPEQTLELASGSCRDSAWLLVHICRQLGLAARFVSGYLVQLTADVKALDGPSGTETDFTDLHAWTEVFVPGAGWIGLDPTSGLLAGEGHLPLAATAEPASAAPITGASDPCEVEFGFAMSVTRVHEDPRVTKPYSDRQWQDILALGEAVDVRLDELDVRLTMGGEPTFVSIDDMDAPEWTIAAQGPTKRGLSERLLRRLRPHFAPHSLIHYQQGKWYPGEPLPRWALACYWRRDGKPMWQDDRWLADVDRDYGVDEHSAKRFAEALMRRLGVSGKHLLPCFEDAYYYLWLERTQPIDVDLRGEDLKDDENRLRLARLLERGLDRTVGYTLPLTRAEQGAWLSGDWPLRREQLYLVPGDSPMGLRLPLSSLPIARREEAQPLSLFDDAAPLPDLHGEVASRYSALQSYRLDGMHHMAEGQDWQEQLPELLDSGVIGTALCIEPRDGKLFIFMPPLTDLESYLELLACIEHTAAELDMPVCIEGYAPPSDNRIEKFMITPDPGVIEVNIMPAASWPELVRNTEILYEEARQTRLGTEKFMLDGRHTGTGGGNHVTLGGRTPAQSPFLRRPDLLASMLTYWQHHPSLSYLFSGMFIGPTSQAPRVDEARYEALYELEIALSQMPEGEVPQPWLVDRLVRNLLTDITGNTHRAEFCVDKMYSPDSATGRLGLLELRGFEMPPHARMSLMQQLLIRALVARFFANPYRQPLARWGTALHDKWMMPHYLWRDLCEVLADLREHGFDFAEDWFAPFLEFRFPHAGEVQYGDTRITLRQAIEPWHVLGEEVSGGGTARYVDSSVERLEVKLQDYNPARHVLTCNGFRVPLQATGVAGEAVAAVRYRAWQPPSALHPTIAVQAPLVFDLVDAWNARSLGGCTYHVVHPAGRNFERFPINANEAEARRMARFWDYGHTQGAMAEIQQAPGQEYPHTLDLRRAGVRTPGL